GGAGGCATCTAATTTTATGAAAAAGTTATTAAGTAAAGCAAGACAAGCAATAAATGATTTTGATATGATACAAGATGGAGATAAAATTGCAGTTGGTTTATCTGGAGGTAAAGATAGTTTAACTCTTCTTCATATTTTAAATAATTATAAAAATTTTTCACCTCAAAAATTTGAGCTTATAGCTATAACATTAAACCCTGGAGGTGTTGATAATTCGCCTTTATATGATTTATGTTCAAATTTAGGAGTTGAATTTCACGAAGTTCAAACAAATATAAAAGAAATTATATTTGATATAAGAAAAGAAAAAAATCCATGTTCTTTATGTGCAAACTTAAGACGTGGCGCCTTAAATGATACAGCAAAAAAACTTGGATGTAGTAAAGTTGCTTTAGGACATCATAAAGATGATGCTGTTGAAACTTTTGTAATGTCTATGTTCTTTGAAGGAAGAGTTAGTTGCTTTTCTCCAAAAACTTATTTAGATAGACAAGATTTAACTATAATAAGACCTATGGTCTATATTGAAGAATATATGACTAAAAAAGCCACTAAGGATTTCAATTATCCTGTAATTAAAAATCCATGCCCAGCTGATGGTCACACAAATAGACAAAATATTAAAGAACTAATACAAAAACTTAACTTAGATATTCCTAATATTAAAAGAAATTTATTTAACTCTCTAAATAACTCAGATCAGTTGTTTATATGGGATAAAGAGAAAATAAAGAATATATAGAAATCAAAAAAGCTACTCAAAATGAGTAGCTTTTATTTTTAATATTTTATATAGGAGTAGCTATTATAACATTTACTATAGACACTATTGCAAATATCAATGTTAAAATATATAAAATCGTTGGAAGTATTTTATGTAATTTTTTAGTTTGTAAGTAATATTTAAATATTCCATATAAGAAATATGTAGCCCATAATTTTATAAGTATATTATTTAACTGACTAGCTATTGCTTGTGCTTGTATATCACTCACAGCTACTGTTGTTATTAAAGATAGAATGGCTAAAACTATAGAGAATACTATAAATCTAATATATAGTAAACTTTTAAAGTATTTTTTGTCTTTTATTTCTTCACTTTCAACAAATCCCATAAACATTTTACTTACAAAGTATAATATATTAACACATATTAAAGCATATATTAATGGTCCAACAATATATGACGCCCATTGAAATGCCATAAATCCGGTTT
The nucleotide sequence above comes from Paraclostridium bifermentans. Encoded proteins:
- a CDS encoding tRNA 2-thiocytidine biosynthesis TtcA family protein, yielding MKKLLSKARQAINDFDMIQDGDKIAVGLSGGKDSLTLLHILNNYKNFSPQKFELIAITLNPGGVDNSPLYDLCSNLGVEFHEVQTNIKEIIFDIRKEKNPCSLCANLRRGALNDTAKKLGCSKVALGHHKDDAVETFVMSMFFEGRVSCFSPKTYLDRQDLTIIRPMVYIEEYMTKKATKDFNYPVIKNPCPADGHTNRQNIKELIQKLNLDIPNIKRNLFNSLNNSDQLFIWDKEKIKNI
- a CDS encoding YIP1 family protein; this translates as MRDLKTLIIQPKEYFKDFTKEEYESKEPIKLRYWFIALVAVSILSGVVMNSQMSDLVGELGLEGAGKTGFMAFQWASYIVGPLIYALICVNILYFVSKMFMGFVESEEIKDKKYFKSLLYIRFIVFSIVLAILSLITTVAVSDIQAQAIASQLNNILIKLWATYFLYGIFKYYLQTKKLHKILPTILYILTLIFAIVSIVNVIIATPI